Proteins encoded together in one Rhizobacter sp. J219 window:
- the flgL gene encoding flagellar hook-associated protein FlgL, which yields MRVSTANSFDASVESLIKRQTQLATAQEQLTTGKRVNRASDDPAAAARAERALAAEVHTDAMQRAVNASQNAMTLSEGALADASDLLQQIREAMVAAGNGSYSDQERRVQADKIAGLRNQLLAVANRQDGAGAYLFGGQSPDHAPFLDAAGGVTFQGTSGQVDAASDDPLPLSVDGRAAWVSGRTGNGVFSTAPAAANTGQSWIDAGRVTDPSQLTGDSYSIVFADSGGGVMTYSILQNGAPTAVAGVPYVSGRAIEIDGLSATITGTPADTDTFDLAPSTSDLNIFNAIDQAVTALNTPLRTPSQIAQTNSTYLAAVDSAMAQMQSVRAQVGETLSRIDSATGRLDDLRLAAQTDRTNAEGLDMVRAISDFQNKQTGYDAALKSYSLVQKMSLFNYIT from the coding sequence ATGCGCGTCAGCACCGCCAACTCCTTCGATGCGTCCGTCGAGTCGCTGATCAAGCGCCAGACGCAGCTCGCCACGGCGCAAGAGCAGCTCACCACCGGCAAGCGCGTCAACCGCGCGAGCGACGATCCGGCCGCCGCAGCCCGCGCCGAGCGGGCGCTCGCCGCCGAGGTGCACACCGATGCGATGCAGCGTGCGGTGAACGCCAGCCAGAACGCGATGACGCTGTCGGAGGGGGCGCTCGCCGATGCGAGCGACCTGCTGCAGCAGATCCGCGAAGCGATGGTGGCCGCCGGCAACGGCAGCTACAGCGACCAGGAGCGCCGCGTGCAGGCCGACAAGATCGCCGGCCTGCGCAACCAGCTGCTGGCCGTCGCCAACCGGCAGGACGGCGCGGGCGCCTACCTCTTCGGTGGCCAGTCGCCCGACCATGCCCCCTTTCTCGATGCCGCCGGCGGCGTGACCTTCCAGGGCACCTCCGGCCAGGTCGATGCGGCCTCCGACGACCCGTTGCCGCTGAGTGTGGACGGCCGCGCCGCCTGGGTGAGCGGGCGCACCGGCAACGGTGTCTTCAGCACCGCGCCGGCCGCGGCCAACACCGGCCAGTCGTGGATCGACGCCGGCCGCGTCACCGACCCGAGCCAGCTCACCGGCGACAGCTACAGCATCGTCTTCGCCGACAGCGGCGGTGGTGTGATGACGTATTCGATCCTGCAGAACGGCGCGCCCACGGCGGTGGCCGGCGTGCCCTATGTGTCGGGCCGCGCGATCGAGATCGACGGCCTGTCGGCCACCATCACCGGCACGCCGGCCGACACCGACACCTTCGACCTGGCGCCGTCGACCTCCGACCTCAACATCTTCAATGCGATCGACCAGGCGGTGACGGCGCTCAACACGCCGCTGCGCACGCCATCGCAGATCGCCCAGACCAACTCGACCTACCTCGCCGCCGTGGACTCGGCGATGGCACAGATGCAATCGGTGCGCGCGCAGGTGGGCGAGACGCTGAGCCGTATCGACAGCGCCACCGGCCGGCTCGACGATCTGCGACTTGCTGCACAGACCGACCGCACGAATGCCGAAGGGCTTGACATGGTGAGGGCGATTTCCGACTTCCAGAACAAGCAAACGGGCTACGATGCGGCGCTCAAGAGCTACTCGCTGGTGCAGAAGATGTCGCTCTTCAACTACATCACCTGA
- the flgK gene encoding flagellar hook-associated protein FlgK yields MGASTLMGIGTRAMAANFASLQTVGNNIANANTQGYSRQEVQLETAKGQYTGAGFFGQGVNVATVTRSYDRFLTTQAANTNSLAEADQARLDQLTQLENVLPLGESGIGHAARQVLDAFVDVANNPQDSSARQVVVTRARELAARFQSAGEQLNTLQGGVSQDLRSDIDTVNSLARQVADLNRQISALNGAGHAPNDLLDQRDQLVSQISGYINVTTIEASDGSVGLFIGGGQSLVLGSSTNALVAAADQFDPAKTQLALQEGGIARLVPNNAIAGGRIAGLIRFQNEDLTAARNLLGQLAVAVSGAINQQQALGLDGGQPARPGDPLFSVGTPRTLPSTENAGDATFSLTVSDFTHVQASDYELRFDGTNYALTRLSDGSAVQGSPFDAATLAAGVQVEGLTLQMTAGTAAAGDRFLLQAVGQAAPDMRSVMSDPRGIAAAAAVTSSFSVNNTGTARMASLGVVDAAAYDATQSVRITFNNDTGDYNYDMLDASNTVVSSGTGTWTAGNPILLNGFSLSLSGVPRNGDVIDVAPTTAPAANNGNANAFVALGSSPFIGAQTVGGTLVPGRNITDAYASALSDIGVRVQSARSSAGISATVAQTAEAARANKAGVNLDEEAARLIQFQQSYQAAAKMLQVATSVFDTLLEMTGG; encoded by the coding sequence ATGGGCGCTTCCACCTTGATGGGCATCGGCACCCGTGCGATGGCGGCGAACTTTGCGTCGCTGCAGACCGTCGGCAACAACATCGCCAACGCCAACACGCAGGGCTACTCGCGCCAGGAAGTCCAGCTCGAGACGGCCAAGGGTCAGTACACCGGTGCGGGCTTCTTCGGCCAGGGTGTGAACGTGGCCACGGTGACACGCTCGTACGACCGCTTCCTCACCACGCAGGCCGCCAACACCAACTCGCTTGCCGAGGCCGACCAGGCCCGGCTCGACCAGCTCACGCAGCTGGAGAACGTGCTGCCGCTCGGCGAATCGGGCATCGGCCATGCCGCGCGCCAGGTGCTCGATGCCTTCGTCGACGTGGCCAACAATCCGCAGGACTCCTCGGCGCGCCAGGTGGTCGTGACGCGTGCACGCGAACTCGCGGCCCGTTTCCAGTCGGCCGGCGAGCAGCTCAACACGCTGCAGGGCGGCGTGTCGCAGGACCTGCGCTCTGACATCGACACCGTCAACTCGCTGGCCCGCCAGGTGGCCGACCTCAACCGCCAGATCTCCGCCCTGAATGGCGCCGGTCATGCCCCGAACGACCTGCTCGACCAGCGCGACCAGCTGGTGAGCCAGATCAGCGGCTACATCAACGTGACCACCATCGAGGCCAGCGACGGCTCGGTGGGCCTCTTCATCGGCGGCGGCCAGTCGCTGGTGCTCGGCAGCTCCACCAACGCTCTTGTCGCCGCAGCCGACCAGTTCGACCCCGCCAAGACCCAGCTCGCGCTGCAGGAAGGCGGCATTGCCCGCCTGGTGCCCAACAACGCGATCGCCGGCGGCCGCATCGCCGGCCTCATCCGCTTCCAGAACGAAGACCTCACCGCGGCGCGCAACCTGCTCGGCCAGCTGGCCGTGGCGGTGAGCGGTGCGATCAACCAGCAGCAGGCACTCGGCCTCGACGGCGGCCAGCCGGCACGCCCCGGTGACCCGCTGTTCTCCGTCGGCACGCCGCGCACGCTGCCGTCGACCGAAAACGCGGGCGACGCGACCTTCAGCCTGACGGTGAGCGATTTCACCCACGTGCAGGCGAGCGACTACGAGCTGCGCTTCGACGGCACCAACTACGCGCTCACCCGCCTGTCCGACGGCAGTGCCGTGCAGGGCAGCCCGTTCGACGCCGCCACGCTGGCGGCCGGCGTGCAGGTCGAAGGCTTGACGCTGCAGATGACCGCCGGCACCGCCGCCGCAGGCGACCGCTTCCTGCTGCAGGCCGTGGGGCAGGCCGCGCCCGACATGCGCTCGGTGATGAGCGACCCGCGCGGCATCGCCGCCGCCGCCGCCGTGACCAGCAGCTTCTCGGTCAACAACACCGGCACCGCGCGCATGGCCTCGCTCGGCGTGGTGGATGCCGCGGCCTACGACGCGACGCAGTCGGTGCGCATCACCTTCAACAACGACACCGGCGACTACAACTACGACATGCTCGATGCGAGCAACACCGTGGTGTCGAGCGGCACCGGCACCTGGACGGCCGGGAACCCCATCCTGCTCAACGGCTTCTCGCTTTCGCTGAGCGGCGTGCCGCGCAACGGCGACGTGATCGACGTCGCCCCGACCACCGCGCCGGCCGCCAACAACGGCAACGCCAATGCCTTCGTCGCGCTCGGCAGCTCGCCCTTCATCGGCGCCCAGACGGTCGGCGGCACGCTGGTGCCGGGGCGCAACATCACCGATGCGTATGCGAGTGCGCTGTCCGACATCGGCGTGCGCGTGCAGAGCGCACGTTCGTCGGCCGGCATCTCCGCCACCGTGGCGCAGACCGCCGAGGCGGCGCGTGCCAACAAGGCGGGCGTCAACCTCGACGAAGAAGCGGCCCGCCTGATCCAGTTCCAGCAGAGCTACCAGGCTGCTGCCAAGATGCTGCAGGTGGCCACGTCCGTCTTCGACACGCTGCTCGAAATGACGGGCGGCTGA
- the flgJ gene encoding flagellar assembly peptidoglycan hydrolase FlgJ — translation MGVNNNLQIGDARGIANLRNTANTDPKAAIREAAKQFEGIFMQQLMKSMRDAQVGSGMLENSGTKLGTEMLDQQFATQMTGLRGGLSEVIARQLERQLGDPLANIAADAAKASVERINNAKDDAREPVAPTPARLEGLQGKERQMGFLRLHGDAAKAAEAATGIPANFMVAQAAHESGWGRHEIKHRDGSTSFNVFGIKAGPNWKGPVAEVTTTEYINGQPHKVKAKFRAYGSYEEAFTDYAKLMKNNPRYSKVVDNASSAHGFAQGLQKAGYATDPAYADKLTRMINTTLRLQRAMA, via the coding sequence ATGGGCGTCAACAACAACCTCCAGATCGGCGATGCCCGCGGCATTGCCAACCTGCGCAACACCGCGAACACCGACCCCAAGGCGGCGATCCGTGAAGCGGCCAAGCAGTTCGAAGGCATCTTCATGCAGCAGCTCATGAAGAGCATGCGCGATGCACAGGTCGGCTCGGGGATGCTCGAAAACTCCGGCACCAAGCTCGGCACCGAAATGCTCGACCAGCAGTTCGCCACCCAGATGACCGGTCTGCGCGGCGGTCTGTCGGAGGTGATCGCGCGGCAACTGGAGCGCCAGCTCGGCGACCCGCTCGCCAACATTGCCGCCGATGCGGCCAAGGCGTCCGTCGAGCGCATCAACAACGCCAAAGACGACGCGAGGGAGCCGGTGGCGCCGACCCCCGCCAGGCTCGAAGGCCTGCAGGGCAAGGAGCGCCAGATGGGCTTCCTGCGCCTGCATGGCGATGCGGCCAAGGCCGCCGAAGCGGCCACCGGGATTCCGGCCAACTTCATGGTCGCGCAGGCGGCGCACGAGTCGGGCTGGGGTCGCCACGAGATCAAGCACCGCGACGGCTCCACCTCGTTCAACGTGTTCGGCATCAAGGCCGGTCCGAACTGGAAGGGCCCGGTCGCCGAGGTCACGACCACCGAATACATCAACGGCCAGCCGCACAAGGTGAAGGCGAAGTTCCGTGCTTACGGCAGCTACGAAGAGGCCTTCACCGACTACGCGAAGCTGATGAAGAACAACCCGCGCTACTCGAAGGTGGTGGACAACGCTTCATCGGCCCACGGCTTTGCCCAGGGCTTGCAGAAGGCCGGCTACGCCACCGACCCCGCGTACGCCGACAAGCTCACGCGAATGATCAACACCACGCTGCGCCTGCAGCGTGCCATGGCCTGA
- a CDS encoding flagellar basal body P-ring protein FlgI: MQTPREQLLEVLIKALIGLTVIAASAALWWPATAHATRIKEVASIQGVRSNQLVGYGLVVGLDGTGDQTTSAPFTAQSLTAMLQQMGVTIPAGTSLQVKNVAAVMVTAQLPAFAQPGQTLDVAVSSLGNAKSLRGGTLIITPLKGADGQIYALAQGNLIVGGAGASAAGSKVQINHLSAGRIPEGATVERAVPTPLNSGRTLQLDLNASDFTTAREVARAINAKMGDGTAQAVNGRVVKVNMPESQDLRVGFLADIENLPLELATPSAKIVINARTGSVVMNQAVSLGACAVAHGNLSVTINTTPVVSQPAPFSKGETVRAEKAEITIKQEPGSLIQMPASAKLADVVKALSALGATPQDLLAILQAMKSAGALQAEIEVI, encoded by the coding sequence ATGCAAACCCCCCGCGAACAACTGCTGGAAGTCTTGATCAAGGCCCTGATCGGCCTGACGGTGATCGCGGCCAGCGCGGCCTTGTGGTGGCCGGCCACGGCGCACGCCACCCGCATCAAGGAGGTCGCGTCGATCCAGGGCGTGCGCAGCAACCAGCTGGTGGGCTACGGCCTGGTCGTCGGCCTCGACGGCACCGGCGACCAGACCACCTCCGCCCCTTTCACCGCGCAGAGCCTGACCGCGATGCTGCAGCAGATGGGCGTGACCATTCCCGCCGGCACCAGCCTGCAGGTCAAGAACGTGGCCGCGGTCATGGTGACCGCGCAGCTGCCCGCCTTCGCCCAGCCCGGCCAGACGCTCGACGTGGCCGTCTCGTCGCTCGGCAACGCCAAGTCGCTGCGCGGCGGCACGCTGATCATCACGCCGCTCAAGGGTGCCGATGGCCAGATCTACGCGCTCGCGCAGGGCAACCTGATCGTCGGTGGCGCCGGTGCCTCGGCCGCCGGCTCGAAGGTGCAGATCAACCACCTGAGCGCCGGCCGCATCCCCGAAGGGGCCACGGTCGAGCGTGCGGTGCCCACGCCGCTCAACAGCGGCCGCACCCTGCAGCTCGACCTCAACGCGAGCGACTTCACCACCGCGCGTGAAGTGGCCCGCGCCATCAACGCCAAGATGGGCGACGGCACCGCGCAGGCCGTCAACGGCCGAGTGGTCAAGGTCAACATGCCCGAGTCGCAGGACCTGCGCGTGGGCTTTCTCGCCGACATCGAAAACCTGCCGCTCGAACTGGCCACGCCGTCGGCCAAGATCGTGATCAACGCCCGCACCGGCTCGGTGGTGATGAACCAGGCGGTGTCGCTCGGCGCCTGCGCGGTGGCGCACGGCAACCTGTCGGTCACCATCAACACCACGCCGGTGGTGAGCCAGCCGGCCCCGTTCTCGAAGGGTGAGACGGTGAGGGCCGAGAAGGCCGAGATCACCATCAAGCAGGAGCCCGGCTCACTGATCCAGATGCCGGCAAGCGCCAAGCTCGCCGACGTGGTGAAGGCGCTCAGCGCGCTCGGTGCCACGCCGCAGGACCTGCTGGCGATCCTCCAGGCGATGAAGAGCGCAGGGGCCTTGCAGGCCGAGATCGAGGTGATCTGA
- a CDS encoding flagellar basal body L-ring protein FlgH: MRFALIAAACLTLAGCETPYLLPKVEVAGSAARLRPQPVPTPPPNNGSIYQAAAYRPLFEDHRARLVGDTLTVQIVEKVAASQKSTSSIDKTGSIGGSVSALPGVHAKAFARAGVEGGSTNTFEGKGSTENTNDFSGVITSTVIDVMPNGHLVIAGEKQIGVNQNVDVLRFSGQVDPRSIQPGNTVQSVQIANVRIEHRGRGAQADVNGIGWLGRFFLNVMPF; this comes from the coding sequence ATGAGATTCGCGCTGATCGCCGCCGCCTGCCTGACGCTCGCCGGCTGCGAAACCCCCTACCTGCTGCCCAAGGTCGAGGTCGCCGGCTCGGCCGCACGCCTGCGCCCGCAGCCGGTGCCCACGCCGCCGCCCAACAACGGCTCGATCTACCAGGCGGCGGCCTACCGACCGCTGTTCGAAGACCACCGCGCACGCCTGGTGGGCGACACGCTCACCGTGCAGATCGTGGAAAAAGTCGCGGCCAGCCAGAAGAGCACGAGTTCGATCGACAAGACCGGCTCCATTGGCGGCAGCGTCTCCGCGCTGCCGGGCGTGCACGCCAAGGCCTTCGCCCGCGCGGGCGTGGAGGGCGGCTCGACCAACACCTTCGAAGGCAAGGGCAGCACCGAGAACACCAACGATTTCTCCGGCGTGATCACCAGCACCGTGATCGATGTCATGCCCAACGGCCACCTCGTCATCGCCGGCGAGAAGCAGATCGGCGTCAACCAAAACGTCGACGTGCTGCGCTTCTCGGGCCAGGTGGACCCGCGCTCCATCCAGCCGGGCAATACCGTGCAGTCGGTGCAGATCGCCAACGTGCGCATCGAGCACCGGGGCCGCGGCGCCCAGGCCGACGTCAACGGAATAGGGTGGCTGGGCCGCTTCTTTTTGAACGTTATGCCGTTCTAA